From Thermus tengchongensis, the proteins below share one genomic window:
- the lysX gene encoding lysine biosynthesis protein LysX: MLAILYDRIRPDERMLFERAEALGIPYKKVYAPALRMVLGERPKELEGVTVALERCVSQSRGLAVARYLTALGIPVVNRPEVMETCGDKWATSAALERHGLPQPRTALLTDAEEALKLMEEWGYPVVLKPVIGSWGRLLAKITDREAAEAILEHKEVLGGFQHQLLYLQEYVRKPGRDIRVFVVGDRAIAAIYRRSQHWITNTARGGQAENCPVTPEIAELSVRAAQAVGGGVVAIDLFESERGLLVNEVNHTMEFKNSVHTTGVDIPGEILRYAWEVARG; the protein is encoded by the coding sequence ATGCTGGCCATCCTGTACGACCGCATCCGCCCCGACGAGAGGATGCTCTTTGAGCGGGCCGAGGCCTTGGGCATCCCCTACAAAAAGGTCTACGCCCCTGCCCTGCGCATGGTCTTGGGGGAGAGGCCCAAGGAGCTGGAAGGGGTCACGGTAGCCCTGGAGCGGTGCGTGAGCCAGAGCCGGGGCCTGGCCGTGGCCCGGTACCTCACCGCCTTGGGCATCCCTGTGGTGAACCGGCCCGAGGTCATGGAAACCTGCGGGGACAAGTGGGCCACCAGCGCGGCCTTGGAGCGCCATGGCCTGCCCCAGCCCAGAACCGCCCTCCTCACCGATGCGGAGGAGGCCCTGAAGCTCATGGAGGAATGGGGCTATCCCGTGGTGCTGAAGCCCGTGATCGGGAGCTGGGGAAGGCTTCTCGCCAAGATCACCGACCGGGAGGCCGCCGAGGCCATCCTGGAGCACAAGGAGGTTCTAGGGGGCTTCCAGCACCAGCTTCTCTACCTCCAGGAGTACGTAAGGAAGCCCGGGCGGGACATCCGGGTCTTCGTGGTGGGGGATCGGGCCATCGCCGCCATCTACCGCCGCAGCCAGCACTGGATCACCAACACCGCCCGGGGCGGGCAGGCGGAAAACTGCCCCGTAACCCCGGAGATCGCGGAGCTTTCCGTGCGGGCAGCCCAGGCGGTGGGGGGTGGGGTGGTGGCCATCGACCTCTTTGAGTCGGAGCGGGGCCTTTTGGTGAACGAGGTGAACCACACCATGGAGTTCAAGAACTCCGTGCACACCACCGGGGTGGACATCCCCGGGGAGATCCTGCGCTACGCCTGGGAGGTGGCCCGTGGATAA
- the rplA gene encoding 50S ribosomal protein L1, which produces MPKHGKRYRALLEKVDPAKVYTIDEAARLVKELATAKFDETVEVHAKLGIDPRKSDQNVRGTVSLPHGLGKQVRVLAIAKGEKIKEAEEAGADYVGGEEIIQKILDGWMDFDAVVATPDVMGAVGSKLGRILGPRGLLPNPKAGTVGFNIGEIIREIKAGRIEFRNDKTGAIHAPVGKASFPPEKIAENIRAFLRALEASKPEAAKGTFLRSVYVTSTMGPSIRINPHS; this is translated from the coding sequence ATGCCTAAGCACGGCAAGCGCTACCGGGCCCTTTTGGAGAAGGTGGACCCTGCCAAGGTCTACACCATTGACGAGGCCGCCCGACTGGTGAAGGAGCTGGCCACGGCTAAGTTTGACGAGACGGTGGAGGTCCACGCCAAGCTGGGCATTGACCCCCGCAAGTCTGACCAGAACGTGCGCGGCACCGTTTCCTTGCCCCATGGCCTGGGCAAGCAGGTGCGGGTTCTGGCCATCGCCAAGGGGGAGAAGATCAAGGAGGCCGAGGAGGCCGGGGCCGACTACGTGGGCGGGGAGGAGATCATCCAGAAGATCCTGGATGGCTGGATGGACTTCGATGCCGTGGTGGCCACCCCGGATGTGATGGGGGCGGTGGGCTCCAAGCTGGGCCGGATCCTCGGTCCCAGGGGCCTCCTCCCCAACCCCAAGGCCGGCACCGTGGGCTTCAACATCGGGGAGATCATCCGCGAGATCAAGGCGGGCCGCATCGAGTTCCGCAACGACAAGACCGGGGCCATCCACGCCCCCGTGGGCAAGGCGAGCTTCCCCCCGGAGAAGATTGCCGAAAACATCCGGGCCTTCCTCCGGGCCCTCGAGGCCAGCAAGCCCGAGGCGGCCAAGGGCACCTTCCTGCGCTCGGTCTACGTGACCAGCACCATGGGGCCCAGCATCCGCATCAACCCTCACTCCTAA
- the nusG gene encoding transcription termination/antitermination protein NusG — protein MSIEWYAVHTYVGQEEKAKANLEKRVKAFGMEDKIFQVLIPTEEVVELREGGKKEIVKKKLFPGYLFVQMDLGDEEEPNEAWEVVRGTPGITGFVGAGHKPVPLSPDEVRHILEVSGLLGKKEAPKAQVAFREGDQVRVVSGPFADFTGTVTEINPEKGKVKVMVTIFGRETPVELDFSQVVKA, from the coding sequence ATGAGCATTGAATGGTACGCGGTCCACACCTACGTGGGGCAGGAGGAGAAGGCCAAGGCCAACCTGGAGAAGCGGGTAAAGGCCTTCGGCATGGAGGACAAGATCTTCCAGGTGCTCATCCCCACGGAGGAGGTGGTGGAACTCCGCGAGGGGGGAAAGAAGGAGATCGTCAAGAAGAAGCTCTTCCCCGGATACCTCTTCGTGCAGATGGACCTGGGGGACGAGGAGGAGCCCAACGAGGCTTGGGAGGTGGTGCGGGGCACCCCGGGCATTACCGGCTTCGTGGGGGCAGGGCATAAGCCGGTGCCCCTTTCCCCGGATGAGGTGCGGCACATCCTGGAGGTGTCGGGGCTTCTGGGCAAGAAGGAGGCCCCCAAGGCCCAGGTGGCTTTTCGGGAGGGGGATCAGGTCCGGGTGGTTTCCGGCCCCTTCGCAGACTTTACCGGCACCGTGACCGAGATCAACCCGGAAAAGGGCAAGGTCAAGGTCATGGTCACCATCTTCGGGCGCGAGACCCCGGTGGAGCTGGATTTCTCCCAGGTGGTCAAGGCTTAG
- a CDS encoding UbiX family flavin prenyltransferase, giving the protein MELPRVVVGLTGASGMPYALDLLNTLQGLAEVHLVVSQGAKRVLWEEMGLSPKDLYPLAHRVYKDADLGAPIASGSFPTRGMVVVPCSATTLGKVALGLADTLLTRAAYVHLKEKRPLILVPRETPLPLPTLRAMVQVAEAGAVVLPASPGFYHRPKEIGDLLGFITQRILDHLGLEAKRAPRWGEGG; this is encoded by the coding sequence ATGGAGCTTCCTCGGGTGGTGGTGGGCCTTACGGGGGCCAGCGGCATGCCCTACGCCCTGGACTTGCTGAACACCCTCCAGGGCTTGGCCGAGGTGCACCTGGTGGTGAGCCAGGGAGCTAAGCGGGTCCTCTGGGAGGAGATGGGCCTGAGCCCCAAGGACCTCTATCCTCTGGCCCACCGGGTGTACAAGGATGCCGACCTGGGGGCCCCCATCGCCTCGGGTTCCTTCCCCACCCGCGGGATGGTGGTGGTGCCCTGCTCGGCCACCACCTTGGGCAAGGTCGCCCTAGGCTTAGCGGATACCCTCCTCACCCGGGCGGCCTACGTTCACCTGAAAGAAAAGCGCCCCCTGATCCTGGTGCCCCGGGAAACCCCCCTGCCCCTCCCCACCCTGAGGGCCATGGTCCAGGTGGCCGAGGCGGGGGCGGTGGTCCTGCCGGCAAGCCCGGGCTTCTACCACCGGCCCAAGGAGATTGGGGACCTTTTGGGCTTCATCACCCAGCGCATCCTGGACCACCTGGGCCTCGAGGCCAAGCGGGCCCCCCGCTGGGGGGAGGGGGGCTAA
- the rplK gene encoding 50S ribosomal protein L11, translating into MKKVVAVVKLQLPAGKATPAPPVGPALGQHGANIMEFVKAFNAATANMGDAIVPVEITIYADRSFTFITKTPPASYLIRKAAGLEKGAHKPGREKVGRITWQQVLEIAKQKMPDMNTTDLEAAARMIAGSARSMGVEVVGAPEVKDA; encoded by the coding sequence ATGAAGAAAGTCGTTGCTGTGGTAAAGCTTCAGTTGCCGGCTGGCAAGGCCACGCCGGCACCCCCGGTGGGCCCGGCTTTGGGCCAGCACGGGGCCAACATCATGGAGTTCGTCAAGGCCTTCAACGCGGCCACCGCCAACATGGGGGATGCCATCGTCCCCGTGGAGATCACCATCTACGCCGACCGCTCCTTTACCTTCATCACCAAGACCCCGCCCGCCAGCTACCTGATCCGCAAGGCGGCGGGGCTGGAGAAGGGGGCTCATAAGCCCGGCCGGGAGAAGGTGGGCCGCATTACCTGGCAGCAGGTTCTGGAGATCGCCAAGCAGAAGATGCCCGACATGAACACCACCGACCTCGAGGCCGCTGCCCGCATGATTGCGGGCTCGGCCCGCTCCATGGGGGTGGAGGTGGTGGGCGCGCCGGAGGTGAAGGATGCCTAA
- the lysW gene encoding lysine biosynthesis protein LysW has product MVATCPECGAELTLENPELGELLVCEDCGAELEVVGLDPLRLEPAPEEAEDWGE; this is encoded by the coding sequence ATGGTAGCCACTTGCCCTGAATGCGGTGCGGAGCTTACCCTGGAGAACCCGGAACTGGGAGAGCTTTTGGTTTGCGAGGACTGCGGCGCGGAGTTAGAGGTGGTGGGGCTGGACCCCCTTCGCCTGGAGCCCGCCCCGGAGGAGGCGGAGGACTGGGGAGAGTGA
- the secE gene encoding preprotein translocase subunit SecE, which translates to MFTRIVRYFQEARAELSRVTWPTREQIVEGTQAILVFTVVAMVILGFYDLVFRFLIGLVR; encoded by the coding sequence ATGTTTACCCGGATTGTGCGCTACTTCCAGGAAGCCCGGGCGGAGCTTTCCCGGGTTACCTGGCCCACGCGGGAGCAGATCGTGGAGGGTACCCAGGCCATCCTGGTCTTCACCGTGGTGGCCATGGTGATCTTGGGATTTTACGATCTTGTCTTCCGGTTCCTGATAGGGCTTGTGCGATGA
- a CDS encoding acyl-CoA dehydrogenase family protein, with amino-acid sequence MVTTPEQKLVLDTVRQVAKEVLYPLAPEYDRTGEYPWPQLKALAELGFLGMTTPEEWGGAGLDSVTWALALEEIAAADPSVAVIVSVTSGLPQYMLFRFGTEAQRRRYLLPLARGEWIGAFCLTEPHAGSDAASIRAEARRVPGGYVLNGTKSWITSAGQAQLYVVMARTERGISAFLVEKDTPGLSFGPPEEKMGLHAAHTAEVRLEEVFVPEENLLGEEGRGLAYALAGLDSGRIGVAAQAVGIARGAFEIAKAYADQREQFGKKLREHQAIAFKIADMHVKIAAARALVLEAARKKDQGERFTLEASTAKLFASQVAVEVTREAVQVLGGYGYHRDYRVERYYRDAKVTEIYEGTSEIQRHIIARELYR; translated from the coding sequence ATGGTGACCACCCCTGAACAGAAGCTGGTGCTGGATACCGTGCGCCAGGTGGCCAAGGAGGTCTTGTACCCCTTAGCCCCGGAGTACGATCGCACAGGTGAATATCCCTGGCCCCAGCTGAAGGCTTTGGCGGAGCTGGGTTTCCTGGGCATGACCACCCCGGAGGAATGGGGAGGGGCGGGGTTGGACTCGGTCACCTGGGCCTTGGCCCTCGAGGAGATCGCCGCCGCTGACCCCAGCGTGGCGGTGATCGTTTCCGTGACCAGCGGGCTTCCCCAGTACATGCTCTTTCGCTTCGGCACCGAGGCGCAGCGGCGCAGGTATCTCCTCCCCCTGGCCCGGGGGGAGTGGATCGGGGCCTTCTGCCTCACCGAGCCCCATGCGGGTTCGGATGCGGCTAGCATCCGCGCGGAGGCCAGGAGGGTGCCCGGGGGCTACGTGCTGAACGGCACCAAAAGCTGGATCACCTCCGCGGGCCAGGCGCAGCTTTACGTGGTCATGGCCCGCACGGAGAGGGGCATCAGCGCCTTTTTGGTGGAGAAGGACACCCCAGGGCTTTCCTTTGGCCCCCCCGAGGAGAAGATGGGCCTCCACGCCGCCCACACCGCCGAGGTGCGTCTGGAAGAGGTCTTCGTCCCCGAGGAGAACCTCCTGGGGGAGGAGGGGCGGGGCCTGGCCTACGCCCTGGCGGGTTTGGACTCGGGGCGCATCGGGGTGGCGGCCCAGGCGGTGGGCATCGCCCGGGGGGCCTTTGAGATCGCCAAGGCCTACGCCGACCAGCGGGAGCAGTTTGGCAAGAAGCTAAGGGAGCACCAGGCCATCGCCTTCAAGATTGCGGACATGCACGTGAAGATCGCCGCCGCCCGGGCCTTGGTCCTGGAGGCGGCTCGCAAAAAGGACCAGGGGGAGCGGTTCACCCTCGAGGCCAGCACCGCCAAGCTCTTCGCCAGCCAGGTGGCGGTGGAGGTGACCCGGGAGGCGGTGCAGGTGCTTGGGGGTTATGGCTACCACCGGGATTACCGGGTGGAGCGCTACTACCGGGACGCCAAGGTGACGGAGATCTACGAGGGCACCTCGGAGATCCAGCGCCACATCATCGCCCGGGAGCTTTACCGGTAG
- a CDS encoding paraquat-inducible protein A has product MEDLEITCPVCGEASVVLAEDMETLEVGDVLECEACGAFLEVISLDPLEVEVTEEGLEAFFVDCPRCGYTFEVSEEDQGQEVECPECGFRFVPDWSEVDEEEEW; this is encoded by the coding sequence ATGGAGGACCTGGAGATCACCTGTCCGGTGTGCGGCGAGGCCAGCGTGGTGCTGGCCGAGGACATGGAGACCCTAGAAGTGGGGGACGTGCTGGAGTGCGAAGCTTGCGGGGCCTTTTTGGAGGTGATCTCCCTGGATCCCCTCGAGGTGGAGGTGACGGAGGAGGGCCTCGAGGCCTTCTTTGTGGACTGCCCCCGTTGCGGCTACACCTTTGAGGTATCCGAGGAAGATCAAGGCCAAGAGGTGGAGTGCCCGGAGTGCGGCTTCCGGTTTGTCCCTGACTGGAGCGAAGTGGACGAGGAGGAGGAATGGTAG
- the rplJ gene encoding 50S ribosomal protein L10: protein MPNKRNVELLAALKENLERARGSFFLVNYQGLSAKETHALRQALKEKGARLFVAKNTLIRIALKELGLPELDGLQGPSAVVFYGDPVAAAKALAEFAKKNPKGIPEVKGGLLQGQMLSAKDVAALAELPTMDELRAELLGVLQAPMAELVGVLGGVARELVGILEAYAEKKAA from the coding sequence GTGCCCAATAAGCGTAATGTTGAGCTTCTTGCCGCCCTCAAGGAGAACCTTGAACGGGCCCGTGGCTCCTTCTTCCTGGTGAACTACCAGGGGCTCTCCGCCAAGGAGACCCACGCCCTGCGCCAGGCCCTCAAGGAGAAGGGGGCCCGGCTTTTCGTGGCCAAGAACACCCTGATCCGCATCGCCCTCAAGGAGCTTGGCCTGCCCGAGCTGGATGGCCTCCAGGGGCCGAGCGCCGTGGTCTTTTACGGGGACCCGGTGGCGGCGGCCAAGGCCCTTGCGGAGTTCGCCAAGAAGAACCCCAAGGGCATCCCTGAGGTCAAGGGCGGGCTCCTGCAGGGCCAGATGCTTTCGGCCAAGGACGTGGCCGCGCTGGCGGAGCTCCCCACCATGGATGAGCTCCGGGCGGAGCTTTTGGGCGTGTTGCAGGCCCCCATGGCGGAGCTCGTGGGGGTCTTGGGCGGTGTGGCCCGCGAGCTGGTAGGCATCTTGGAAGCGTACGCGGAGAAGAAGGCGGCGTAG
- a CDS encoding type II toxin-antitoxin system HicA family toxin, whose amino-acid sequence MPPRPEEVLRKLKRLGFEEVGGKGSHRVLIHPDGRRTVVPFHRQELKRGTFLGILKDVGLTEEEFRQL is encoded by the coding sequence ATGCCGCCTAGACCCGAGGAGGTCCTGCGCAAGCTGAAACGCCTGGGCTTCGAGGAAGTGGGCGGCAAGGGAAGCCACCGCGTCCTCATCCACCCCGACGGCCGCCGCACGGTGGTCCCCTTTCATCGGCAAGAACTCAAAAGGGGCACCTTCTTGGGCATCCTCAAGGACGTCGGCCTCACCGAGGAGGAGTTCCGCCAACTCTAG
- a CDS encoding type II toxin-antitoxin system HicB family antitoxin — protein sequence MKRYWIRVYPDPEEPGVWLAEVPAVRGVRSDGDTREEALRNVQEALEAMLEALKAKGLPIPEPEEEWVEVRVDAA from the coding sequence ATGAAACGCTACTGGATCCGGGTCTACCCGGACCCTGAAGAGCCCGGGGTATGGCTCGCCGAGGTGCCTGCCGTGCGCGGGGTGCGTTCCGATGGGGACACCCGGGAAGAGGCCCTCCGCAACGTGCAAGAGGCCCTCGAGGCCATGCTGGAAGCCCTGAAGGCCAAGGGCTTGCCCATCCCCGAGCCCGAAGAGGAGTGGGTAGAGGTAAGGGTGGATGCCGCCTAG
- a CDS encoding 3-isopropylmalate dehydratase large subunit: MGLTLAEKILSHKAGREVRAGELLVVEVDQVMVVDSIAGSFFRRLEYLGATPRYPERVSIVIDHVAPAANLEVAKAQKEIREWGHKHGIRVFDVGRGVCHQVLVEEGLAQPGWIVVGSDSHSTTYGAVGAFGTGMGATDIALAAASGRTWMRVPESVKVTFRGRLPRGVTAKDAALEMVRLLTAEGATYMAVEIHLLDGAESLSRGERMTLANLTVEAGAKAGLVVPSGEILELYRVPDWLYPDPDARYVREVEIDLSALTPRVSVPFYVDNVHEVAEVRGKRVDQVFIGTCTNGRIEDLRAAAEVLKGRKVAPGVRLLVIPASSQVLEEAARDGTLLTLLQAGATIGTPGCGPCMGRHMGVLAPGEVCVSTSNRNFRGRMGAPDAEIYLASPRVAAASAVAGYLTTPEELEERHA; encoded by the coding sequence ATGGGCCTGACTTTGGCGGAAAAGATCCTCTCCCATAAGGCGGGAAGAGAGGTGCGGGCCGGGGAGCTTTTGGTGGTGGAGGTGGACCAGGTGATGGTGGTGGACTCCATCGCCGGGAGCTTCTTCCGGCGCCTGGAGTACCTGGGGGCCACCCCCCGGTACCCGGAAAGGGTTTCCATCGTCATCGACCACGTGGCCCCGGCGGCCAACCTCGAGGTGGCCAAGGCCCAAAAGGAGATCAGGGAGTGGGGGCATAAGCACGGCATCCGGGTCTTTGACGTGGGCCGGGGGGTCTGTCACCAGGTGCTGGTGGAGGAGGGCCTAGCCCAGCCGGGCTGGATCGTGGTGGGTTCGGACTCCCACTCCACCACCTACGGGGCGGTGGGGGCCTTCGGCACGGGCATGGGGGCCACGGACATCGCCCTGGCCGCCGCCAGCGGCCGCACCTGGATGAGGGTACCGGAAAGCGTCAAGGTGACCTTCCGGGGGAGGCTTCCTAGAGGGGTCACCGCCAAGGACGCCGCCCTCGAGATGGTGCGCCTCCTCACCGCTGAGGGCGCCACCTACATGGCGGTGGAGATCCACCTCCTGGACGGGGCGGAGTCCTTGAGCCGGGGGGAGCGCATGACCCTGGCCAACCTCACCGTGGAGGCGGGGGCTAAGGCGGGGCTGGTGGTGCCCTCGGGGGAGATCCTGGAGCTTTACCGGGTGCCCGACTGGCTCTACCCCGACCCCGACGCCCGCTACGTGCGGGAGGTGGAGATCGACCTTTCCGCCCTTACCCCTCGGGTTTCCGTCCCCTTCTACGTGGACAACGTGCACGAGGTGGCCGAGGTCCGGGGCAAGCGGGTGGACCAGGTCTTCATCGGCACCTGCACCAATGGGCGCATCGAGGACCTGAGGGCCGCCGCTGAGGTGCTCAAGGGGCGGAAGGTGGCCCCGGGGGTGCGCCTTCTCGTCATCCCCGCCAGCTCCCAGGTCTTGGAAGAGGCGGCCCGGGACGGCACCCTCCTGACCCTCCTTCAGGCTGGGGCTACCATCGGCACCCCGGGGTGCGGCCCCTGCATGGGGCGGCACATGGGGGTTTTGGCCCCGGGGGAGGTGTGCGTGTCCACCAGCAACCGCAACTTCCGGGGGCGGATGGGGGCGCCCGACGCCGAGATCTACCTGGCGAGCCCCCGGGTGGCCGCGGCCAGCGCCGTGGCGGGCTACCTCACCACTCCCGAGGAACTGGAGGAGCGCCATGCCTAG
- the rplL gene encoding 50S ribosomal protein L7/L12: MALDIERIKEELSQATVLELKQLIDVLKETWGVTAAAPVAVAAAPAAAQAAAPAEEKTEFDVILKDAGAKKLEVIKELRAITGLGLKEAKDLAEKGGPIKEGIPKAEAEEIKKKLEAVGAVVELK; this comes from the coding sequence ATGGCTTTGGACATTGAACGCATCAAGGAAGAGCTTTCTCAGGCTACGGTTTTGGAACTCAAGCAGCTCATCGACGTCCTCAAGGAGACCTGGGGTGTGACCGCGGCGGCCCCGGTGGCGGTGGCGGCGGCTCCTGCTGCGGCCCAGGCTGCGGCTCCCGCGGAGGAGAAGACCGAGTTTGACGTGATCCTCAAGGATGCGGGGGCCAAGAAGCTGGAGGTCATCAAGGAGCTTCGCGCCATCACCGGCCTGGGCCTCAAGGAGGCCAAGGACCTGGCCGAGAAAGGCGGCCCCATCAAGGAGGGCATCCCCAAGGCCGAGGCCGAGGAGATCAAGAAGAAGCTCGAGGCCGTGGGCGCGGTGGTGGAGCTGAAGTAA
- a CDS encoding isoprenyl transferase, producing MVRRLLSLTRPLYWLYERRLLKEVKGGPVPRHLGLILDGNRRYARALGLSPVKGHEFGVQKAYEVLEWCLEMGIKTVTVWVFSTDNFKRPPEEVQELMRLFVREAERMAEDHRILEHQVQVRFIGRREGFSEEVLRALERLEAKTQHHQGMVLNIAMGYGGREEIVDAVKRLLLEADQRGLSPKEVAEGLTPEEIARHLYTAGLPDPDFIIRTSGEIRLSGFLLWQSAYSEFYFADVLWPEFRKIDFLRALRSYQARERRFGR from the coding sequence ATGGTCCGCCGCCTCCTTTCCCTCACCCGGCCCCTCTACTGGCTCTACGAAAGGCGCCTCCTTAAGGAGGTGAAAGGAGGCCCGGTTCCCAGGCACCTGGGCCTCATCCTGGATGGGAACCGCCGCTACGCCAGAGCCTTGGGCTTATCCCCGGTGAAGGGGCACGAGTTCGGGGTCCAGAAGGCCTACGAGGTCCTGGAATGGTGCCTGGAGATGGGCATTAAAACCGTGACGGTCTGGGTTTTCTCCACGGATAACTTCAAGCGTCCCCCCGAGGAGGTGCAGGAGCTCATGCGCCTATTCGTGCGGGAGGCGGAAAGGATGGCGGAGGACCACCGCATCCTGGAGCACCAGGTGCAGGTGCGCTTCATCGGGCGGCGAGAGGGCTTCTCCGAGGAGGTGCTAAGGGCGCTGGAGCGCCTCGAGGCCAAGACCCAGCACCACCAGGGCATGGTGCTGAACATCGCCATGGGCTACGGGGGGCGGGAGGAGATCGTGGACGCGGTGAAAAGGCTTCTTTTAGAGGCGGATCAAAGGGGCCTTTCCCCCAAGGAGGTGGCGGAGGGGCTTACCCCTGAGGAGATCGCCCGCCACCTCTACACCGCGGGCCTACCCGACCCCGACTTCATCATCCGCACCTCGGGGGAGATAAGGCTTTCCGGCTTCCTCCTTTGGCAGTCCGCTTACTCCGAGTTCTACTTCGCCGACGTGCTCTGGCCGGAGTTCCGGAAGATCGACTTCTTGAGGGCTCTAAGGAGCTACCAGGCCCGCGAGAGGCGGTTTGGGCGTTGA
- a CDS encoding LeuD/DmdB family oxidoreductase small subunit has protein sequence MPRVWKFGDQINTDDILPGKYAPFMVGEDRFHTFAFAHLRPEFSKEVRPGDILVFGRNAGLGSSREYAPEALKRLGIRAVIAKSYARIFFRNLVNLGIIPFESEEVVDALEDGDEVELDLEGGVLRRGEERFQLRPPPPFLLEALKEGSLLDYYKKHGRFPGE, from the coding sequence ATGCCTAGGGTCTGGAAGTTCGGCGACCAGATCAACACCGACGACATCCTTCCCGGCAAGTACGCCCCCTTCATGGTGGGCGAGGACCGCTTCCACACCTTCGCCTTCGCCCACCTGCGGCCCGAGTTCTCCAAAGAAGTAAGGCCCGGGGACATCCTGGTTTTTGGGAGGAACGCGGGGCTTGGCTCTAGCCGGGAGTACGCCCCCGAGGCCTTGAAGCGCCTCGGCATCCGGGCGGTGATCGCCAAGAGCTACGCCCGCATCTTCTTCCGCAACCTGGTGAACCTGGGGATCATTCCCTTTGAGTCGGAGGAGGTGGTGGATGCGCTAGAGGACGGCGACGAGGTGGAGTTGGACCTGGAAGGGGGGGTGTTGCGGAGGGGGGAAGAGCGTTTCCAGCTCCGCCCCCCACCCCCCTTCCTCCTGGAGGCGCTCAAGGAGGGTTCGCTTCTGGACTACTACAAGAAGCACGGCCGCTTCCCGGGGGAGTAG
- the lysS gene encoding homocitrate synthase: MREWKIIDSTLREGEQFERANFSTQDKIEIAKALDEFGVEYIEVTTPMASPQSRKDAEVLASLGLKAKVVTHIQTRLDAAKVAVETGVQGIDLLFGTSKYLRAAHGRDIPQIIEEAREVIGYIRERAPHVEVRFSAEDTFRSDEHDLLQIYEAIAPYVDRVGLADTVGIATPRQVYALVREVRRVVGPHVDIEFHGHNDTGCAIANAFEAIEAGATHVDTTILGIGERNGITPLGGFLARMYTLQPDYVRRKYKLEMLPELDRMVARMVGVEIPFNNYITGETAFSHKAGMHLKAIYINPESYEPYPPEIFGVKRKLIIASKLTGRHAIKARAEELGLHYGEEELHRITQHIKALADRGQLTLEELDRILREWITA; the protein is encoded by the coding sequence ATGCGGGAATGGAAGATTATAGATTCCACCTTAAGGGAAGGGGAGCAGTTTGAAAGGGCCAACTTTTCCACCCAGGACAAGATCGAGATCGCCAAGGCCCTGGACGAGTTTGGCGTGGAGTACATCGAGGTCACCACCCCCATGGCCTCCCCCCAGTCCCGGAAGGACGCGGAGGTCCTGGCCTCCTTGGGCCTGAAGGCCAAGGTGGTGACCCACATCCAGACCCGGCTGGATGCGGCCAAGGTGGCGGTGGAAACGGGGGTGCAGGGCATCGACCTCCTCTTCGGCACCAGCAAGTACCTCAGGGCGGCCCACGGGCGGGACATCCCCCAGATCATCGAGGAGGCCCGTGAGGTCATTGGCTACATCCGCGAAAGGGCCCCCCATGTGGAGGTGCGCTTCTCCGCCGAGGACACCTTCCGCTCCGACGAGCACGACCTTTTGCAGATCTACGAGGCCATTGCCCCCTACGTGGACCGGGTGGGCCTGGCGGACACCGTGGGCATCGCCACGCCAAGGCAGGTCTATGCCCTGGTGCGGGAGGTGAGGCGGGTGGTGGGGCCTCATGTGGACATCGAGTTCCACGGCCACAACGACACGGGTTGCGCCATCGCCAATGCCTTCGAGGCCATAGAGGCGGGGGCCACCCATGTGGACACCACCATCCTGGGCATCGGGGAGCGGAACGGGATCACCCCTTTAGGGGGTTTCCTGGCCCGCATGTACACCCTGCAACCCGACTACGTGCGTAGGAAGTACAAGCTGGAGATGCTTCCCGAACTGGACCGCATGGTGGCCCGGATGGTGGGGGTGGAGATTCCCTTCAACAACTACATCACCGGGGAGACGGCCTTCAGCCACAAGGCGGGGATGCACCTCAAGGCCATCTATATCAACCCCGAGTCCTACGAGCCCTATCCGCCGGAGATCTTTGGGGTGAAGCGCAAGCTCATCATCGCCTCCAAGCTCACCGGCCGGCACGCCATCAAGGCGCGGGCGGAGGAGCTTGGCCTCCACTACGGGGAGGAGGAGCTCCACCGCATCACCCAGCACATCAAGGCTCTGGCGGATAGGGGCCAGCTCACCTTGGAGGAGCTGGACCGGATTCTTAGGGAGTGGATCACGGCATGA
- the rpmG gene encoding 50S ribosomal protein L33 — MASEVRIKILLECTECKRRNYATEKNKRNTTTKLELKKYCPWCDKHTVHREVKV, encoded by the coding sequence ATGGCCAGCGAGGTCCGCATCAAAATCCTCCTGGAGTGCACCGAGTGTAAGCGCCGCAACTACGCCACCGAGAAGAACAAGCGCAACACCACCACCAAGCTGGAGCTGAAGAAGTACTGCCCCTGGTGCGATAAACACACGGTGCACAGGGAAGTGAAGGTCTGA